Proteins from a genomic interval of Ferrovibrio terrae:
- a CDS encoding aspartate ammonia-lyase, with amino-acid sequence MSSDPATRIEHDSLGEMTLPAGTYIGIQTQRAIDNFHISGIGINHYPNLIRAFGMVKKACAAANKKLGYLEPEKYKGISKACDELIEGKLHEWFTIDVFQGGAGTSTNMNVNEVVANRGLELMGFHKGEYQHLHPNDDVNLSQSTNDVYPTAVRLSVILSHTELMKALDGLAYEFRQRGVEFADVIKLGRTQLQDAVPMTLGQEFEAFAINIKEDVARGDELIKLFREINLGGTAVGTGINTEPEYSNLAIEELGRISGIEMVRAANLIEASWDMGAFVLYSGMLKRIAVKLSKIANDLRLLSSGPRGGLNEISLPPMQPGSSIMPGKVNPVIPEVVNQVCFQVIGKDMAITMAAEAGQLQLNVMEPLIVYNTLSSMQLLARAARTLAEKCVSGIQANVEQAKRHVEASVGIVTALNPYIGYEKSAWLAKEALKSGRTVRELCIEKEWLTEAQLDDILDVAKLTAPRRRGRKIVAPSQ; translated from the coding sequence ATGAGCAGCGATCCGGCAACCCGCATTGAGCATGACTCGCTGGGCGAGATGACACTGCCTGCGGGCACCTATATCGGCATCCAGACGCAGCGGGCGATCGACAACTTCCATATCTCCGGGATCGGCATCAATCACTATCCGAACCTGATCCGCGCGTTTGGCATGGTGAAGAAGGCCTGCGCGGCCGCCAACAAGAAACTCGGCTATCTCGAGCCAGAGAAATACAAGGGCATCTCGAAAGCCTGCGACGAACTGATCGAGGGCAAGCTGCATGAATGGTTCACCATCGACGTGTTTCAGGGCGGCGCCGGCACTTCGACCAACATGAATGTGAACGAGGTGGTGGCCAATCGCGGCCTGGAGCTGATGGGCTTCCACAAAGGCGAATACCAGCACCTGCATCCGAACGACGATGTCAACCTGTCGCAGTCGACCAACGACGTTTATCCCACCGCCGTGCGTCTGAGTGTGATCCTGAGCCATACCGAGCTGATGAAGGCGCTGGATGGCCTGGCCTATGAATTCCGCCAGCGCGGCGTTGAATTTGCCGACGTCATCAAGCTGGGCCGCACCCAGCTGCAGGATGCCGTGCCCATGACGCTGGGCCAGGAATTCGAGGCCTTTGCCATCAACATCAAGGAAGATGTCGCGCGCGGCGACGAACTCATCAAGCTGTTCCGCGAGATCAACCTGGGCGGCACGGCGGTCGGCACCGGCATCAATACCGAGCCGGAATACTCCAACCTGGCCATCGAGGAACTCGGCCGCATCAGCGGCATCGAGATGGTGCGCGCCGCCAATCTGATCGAAGCCAGCTGGGATATGGGCGCCTTCGTGCTCTATTCCGGCATGCTGAAGCGCATCGCCGTGAAACTCAGCAAGATCGCCAACGATCTGCGCCTGCTCTCCTCGGGCCCGCGCGGCGGCCTGAACGAAATCTCGCTGCCGCCGATGCAGCCGGGCTCATCCATCATGCCGGGCAAGGTCAATCCGGTGATCCCAGAAGTGGTGAATCAGGTCTGCTTCCAGGTAATCGGCAAGGATATGGCCATCACCATGGCGGCCGAAGCGGGTCAGTTGCAGTTGAACGTGATGGAGCCGCTGATCGTCTACAACACACTGTCATCGATGCAGCTACTGGCGCGCGCGGCACGGACCCTGGCCGAGAAATGCGTCTCGGGGATTCAGGCGAATGTCGAACAGGCGAAGCGCCATGTGGAGGCCAGCGTGGGCATCGTCACCGCGCTCAATCCCTATATCGGTTATGAGAAGTCGGCCTGGCTCGCCAAGGAAGCGCTGAAATCAGGCCGCACCGTGCGCGAACTCTGCATCGAGAAGGAATGGCTCACCGAAGCCCAGCTTGACGACATCCTCGATGTCGCCAAGCTGACGGCGCCGCGTCGTCGCGGCCGCAAGATCGTCGCACCGTCTCAGTAG
- a CDS encoding SDR family oxidoreductase has protein sequence MDLQLKGRVAIVTGASKGIGRAIAETLAAEGMKLVLVARSTDLLKDLAKALPTESLVQAVDLRDTAVPAQVVAAAMQAFGGIDLVVNNAGATKRGDFLQLTDEDWADGYALKFFGAMRLSRAAWPHLAVRQGSIVSIIGIGGRTGQAEFAIGGSVNAAAMNLTKVLADRGVTDGVRVNAINPGAIATERLQLRIRNFAKEQGISEADAAVKLPRSMAIARFGEPAEIARVVAFLASPQAGYLQGAVIDVDGGQTRTL, from the coding sequence ATGGATTTGCAGCTCAAGGGCAGGGTCGCCATCGTTACCGGCGCCAGCAAGGGCATCGGCCGCGCGATTGCCGAGACTCTCGCGGCGGAAGGCATGAAACTGGTGCTGGTGGCCCGTTCGACCGATCTGCTGAAGGACCTTGCGAAAGCCCTGCCGACCGAGAGTCTGGTGCAGGCCGTCGACCTGCGCGATACGGCGGTGCCGGCACAGGTGGTGGCGGCGGCCATGCAGGCATTCGGCGGCATCGATCTGGTCGTGAACAATGCCGGCGCCACCAAGCGCGGCGATTTCCTTCAGCTGACCGATGAGGACTGGGCCGACGGCTATGCGCTGAAATTCTTTGGCGCCATGCGGCTGAGCCGTGCGGCCTGGCCGCATCTGGCGGTCCGGCAGGGCAGTATCGTCAGCATCATCGGCATCGGCGGTCGCACCGGCCAGGCGGAATTCGCCATCGGCGGGTCGGTCAATGCGGCGGCGATGAATCTCACCAAGGTGCTGGCCGATCGCGGCGTCACCGATGGTGTGCGCGTCAACGCGATCAATCCCGGCGCCATCGCCACCGAGCGCCTGCAGCTGCGCATCCGCAACTTTGCCAAAGAGCAGGGGATATCCGAGGCCGATGCCGCCGTGAAGCTGCCGCGCAGCATGGCGATCGCCCGGTTCGGTGAACCCGCAGAGATTGCCCGGGTGGTGGCTTTCCTCGCCTCGCCCCAGGCGGGCTATCTGCAGGGCGCGGTGATCGACGTCGATGGCGGGCAGACCCGCACATTATAG
- a CDS encoding SDR family oxidoreductase, whose protein sequence is MFRNDLFKGKRILITGGGTGLGKAMARRLMELGAELHICGRREGVLQDTAKELAAETGGAIHAHPCDIRVAQAVDEMVETIWQTHGPLDGLVNNAAGNFISRSEDLSPRGFDAIANIVLHGSFYVTQAVGKRWIATKRSGSVVSIVTTWVWTGSAFVVPSAMSKAGIAAMTQSLAVEWGPKGIRLNAIAPGPFPTEGMTKRLAPTEALEKRMIGAIPMRRVGDLPELANLAAFLLADEVGYVTGEVIAIDGGQWLNTAGGFGALTDLSDDEWQEIRANIAATNAKDKAQRTV, encoded by the coding sequence ATGTTTCGCAATGACCTGTTCAAGGGCAAACGCATCCTGATCACCGGCGGCGGCACCGGCCTGGGCAAAGCCATGGCCCGTCGCCTGATGGAACTGGGCGCCGAGCTGCATATCTGCGGCCGGCGCGAAGGCGTGCTGCAGGACACCGCAAAAGAGCTGGCTGCCGAAACCGGCGGCGCGATCCATGCCCATCCTTGCGACATCCGCGTGGCGCAGGCGGTGGACGAGATGGTGGAAACCATCTGGCAGACGCATGGCCCGCTGGATGGCCTGGTGAACAACGCGGCCGGCAATTTCATTTCGCGCAGCGAGGACCTCAGCCCGCGCGGCTTCGATGCCATCGCCAATATCGTGCTGCATGGCAGCTTCTATGTGACGCAGGCCGTCGGCAAACGCTGGATCGCGACAAAGCGCAGCGGCAGCGTGGTGTCGATCGTCACCACCTGGGTGTGGACCGGCTCGGCCTTTGTTGTGCCATCCGCCATGTCTAAAGCTGGTATTGCCGCGATGACGCAGTCGCTGGCGGTGGAATGGGGACCGAAGGGCATCCGTCTCAACGCCATCGCACCCGGGCCCTTCCCCACCGAAGGCATGACCAAGCGGCTGGCGCCCACCGAGGCATTGGAGAAGCGCATGATCGGCGCGATCCCGATGCGCCGCGTCGGCGACCTGCCCGAACTTGCCAACCTCGCCGCCTTCCTGCTGGCCGACGAGGTCGGTTATGTCACCGGCGAAGTGATCGCCATCGATGGCGGCCAGTGGCTCAATACCGCCGGGGGCTTCGGCGCACTCACCGATCTCAGCGATGACGAGTGGCAGGAGATCCGCGCCAACATCGCGGCCACCAACGCGAAGGATAAGGCGCAACGGACGGTGTGA
- a CDS encoding molybdopterin-dependent oxidoreductase has product MKRARLWLTLLLALGGLVVSIRDGHAAEPLPAPRGEVLLTVSGAIGRGNAQDSAGGLEARFDRAMLEQIGFTEVNTATPWHSGVMRFEGVLLRAVLGMVEARGNNLLASAHNEYSATLPASDAAHYNVILAMKLNGETMTFRDKGPLFIIYPFDSDKALQTDMTYIRSVWQLRRIDVR; this is encoded by the coding sequence GTGAAGCGGGCGCGGCTGTGGCTGACGCTGCTCTTGGCACTTGGCGGTCTGGTTGTTTCGATACGGGACGGCCATGCGGCAGAACCGCTGCCGGCACCCCGCGGCGAGGTTCTGCTCACCGTGAGCGGGGCCATCGGCCGCGGCAATGCACAGGATTCCGCCGGCGGGCTGGAGGCGCGCTTCGATCGCGCCATGCTGGAACAGATCGGCTTCACCGAGGTGAATACTGCAACGCCGTGGCATAGCGGCGTCATGCGTTTCGAAGGCGTGCTGCTCAGAGCGGTGCTCGGTATGGTGGAGGCACGCGGCAATAACCTGCTTGCAAGCGCCCATAATGAATATTCCGCGACGCTGCCGGCCTCGGATGCCGCGCATTACAATGTGATACTGGCCATGAAGCTGAATGGCGAGACCATGACCTTCCGCGACAAGGGGCCGCTGTTCATCATCTATCCGTTCGACAGCGACAAGGCCCTGCAGACCGACATGACCTATATCCGGTCGGTCTGGCAGCTCCGGCGCATAGACGTTCGCTGA